A portion of the Edaphobacter lichenicola genome contains these proteins:
- a CDS encoding zinc-dependent alcohol dehydrogenase family protein has protein sequence MRAYPVTQFGLDHLQPIELPTPQTGPGTVLIKVHAVSLNYRDLMVVKGLYNPKMALPRIPCSDGAGEVVSTGEGVSQVKVGDRVCGIFMQRWLDGPPTAEKTKAALGGDVDGMLTEYALLHQDGVVRFPEHLTYEEAATLPCAGVTAWNALHHAGEPSNPTQPGETVVIQGTGGVSIFALQFGKLLGARVIGTSSSEEKLERARSLGLGEGCNYKQRPDWAKWVTETTGGKGADRIIEVGGANTFGQSLRAARVGGTIAQIGVLSGASTADPVALTPILHKMLRVQGIYVGSRAMFEQMNATIAKANLRPVVDKVFNFDQAAQAFAHMESASHFGKIVIRVSLQS, from the coding sequence ATGCGCGCATATCCCGTAACGCAGTTCGGTCTCGATCACCTGCAGCCGATCGAACTCCCCACGCCCCAAACAGGCCCTGGAACGGTGCTGATCAAGGTTCACGCCGTCTCTCTCAACTATCGCGACCTCATGGTGGTCAAGGGCCTCTATAACCCAAAGATGGCGCTCCCCCGCATCCCGTGCTCCGATGGCGCTGGAGAGGTTGTCTCGACCGGTGAGGGAGTTAGCCAGGTAAAAGTTGGCGACCGGGTCTGCGGCATCTTCATGCAACGCTGGCTCGACGGCCCACCCACGGCTGAGAAAACTAAAGCCGCCCTCGGTGGCGACGTCGACGGCATGCTCACCGAATACGCTCTTCTCCATCAAGATGGAGTCGTCCGCTTCCCCGAGCACCTTACCTACGAGGAGGCTGCGACCCTGCCTTGTGCGGGTGTCACTGCCTGGAACGCTCTCCATCACGCTGGGGAGCCTTCGAACCCGACGCAGCCCGGCGAAACGGTAGTCATCCAGGGTACTGGTGGCGTCTCTATCTTTGCGCTGCAGTTTGGAAAGCTTCTCGGCGCCCGCGTTATCGGCACCTCCTCCAGCGAAGAGAAGCTGGAGCGAGCGCGCAGCCTGGGGCTTGGCGAGGGCTGCAACTACAAGCAACGCCCCGATTGGGCGAAGTGGGTCACCGAGACCACCGGAGGTAAGGGCGCAGACCGCATCATCGAAGTCGGCGGAGCCAACACCTTCGGTCAATCTCTGCGAGCAGCCCGCGTCGGTGGCACCATTGCCCAGATCGGCGTCCTGTCTGGAGCGTCGACGGCAGACCCCGTCGCTCTCACACCCATCCTCCACAAAATGCTTCGCGTACAAGGCATCTACGTCGGCTCGCGCGCCATGTTTGAGCAAATGAACGCTACTATCGCAAAGGCCAATCTGCGCCCCGTCGTCGATAAGGTGTTCAACTTTGACCAAGCTGCCCAGGCCTTCGCTCACATGGAATCCGCTTCGCACTTCGGCAAGATCGTGATTCGCGTCTCGCTGCAGAGTTGA
- a CDS encoding SDR family NAD(P)-dependent oxidoreductase: MASLQGKTVLITGASSGIGKATALAFAHEGANLLLCARRLDRLEELQQVLSSAGAASVHVFKLDVQHRAEVELAISSLPAALREIDILVNNAGLSRGLAKLYEDDPQNWEEMIDTNVKGLLYVTRAVVPGMVARGRGHVINLGSTAAYITYANGAVYCASKAAEKAISEGLKIDLMGTPVRVTSIDAGMVETDFSKVRFRGDEEKAAKIYQNITPLQPEDVAEAIVWAASRPPHVNIHNVLMTTIDQANSTVFNRRG, from the coding sequence ATGGCATCTCTTCAGGGAAAGACCGTACTCATCACTGGCGCAAGCTCCGGTATCGGCAAAGCCACCGCGCTGGCCTTCGCGCACGAGGGCGCTAACCTGCTTCTATGCGCCCGCAGGCTCGATCGCCTGGAAGAGCTTCAGCAAGTTCTTTCGTCTGCAGGCGCTGCTTCCGTTCATGTCTTCAAGCTCGACGTCCAGCATCGCGCTGAGGTCGAATTAGCTATCAGCAGCCTTCCCGCTGCGCTTCGCGAGATTGACATCCTCGTCAACAACGCTGGCCTAAGCCGCGGTCTAGCCAAGCTCTACGAAGACGACCCTCAAAACTGGGAGGAGATGATCGACACCAACGTTAAGGGTCTGCTCTATGTCACGCGAGCGGTCGTTCCTGGCATGGTCGCTCGCGGCCGTGGCCACGTCATCAACCTCGGTTCTACCGCTGCCTACATCACGTATGCAAACGGTGCGGTTTACTGCGCCAGCAAAGCCGCGGAAAAGGCTATCAGCGAAGGTCTCAAGATCGATCTGATGGGAACACCGGTCCGTGTCACGTCAATCGACGCTGGTATGGTCGAAACCGACTTCAGCAAAGTTCGTTTTCGTGGAGACGAAGAGAAGGCAGCAAAGATCTACCAGAACATCACGCCACTGCAACCTGAGGACGTCGCCGAAGCTATTGTCTGGGCCGCCAGCCGACCGCCCCACGTCAATATTCACAATGTATTAATGACCACAATCGATCAAGCCAACTCGACGGTCTTCAACCGTCGTGGCTAG
- a CDS encoding response regulator produces the protein MPVRILVVEDDEVSREVLALLLQAEGYEVESVDSGDAALVHLQTMHPRPEVVLTDMQMPGTTGDALARQVRDLCGAETLVVGMSASELEDGAGREFDGFLLKPFRMETLAEAIAGGTHAAGDKPHSKDENVLSGVVYEKLAGSMPRPRLEQLYALCLADAENRIAAMRQAASDGDDGAYRRGAHAIKGGCGMVGAIELQSLATSMEERGLRDDHIASLNEFLLACERLRRILVAHGINHNRANDL, from the coding sequence ATGCCGGTTCGGATCTTGGTTGTTGAAGACGATGAGGTAAGTCGGGAGGTGCTGGCGCTTTTGCTCCAGGCTGAGGGGTATGAGGTCGAGTCGGTAGATTCAGGGGATGCCGCGTTGGTACATCTGCAGACGATGCATCCGCGGCCAGAGGTGGTCTTGACCGACATGCAGATGCCTGGAACGACGGGGGATGCGCTCGCGAGGCAGGTGCGCGATCTGTGCGGCGCAGAGACCCTGGTCGTCGGAATGAGCGCGAGCGAGTTGGAGGATGGGGCGGGGCGAGAGTTTGATGGGTTTCTGCTGAAGCCGTTCAGGATGGAGACACTGGCAGAGGCGATCGCCGGAGGAACTCATGCCGCGGGCGACAAGCCCCACAGCAAGGATGAAAATGTGCTCAGCGGGGTCGTTTATGAGAAGCTTGCAGGGTCGATGCCGCGGCCGCGACTGGAGCAGCTGTATGCACTTTGTTTGGCGGATGCGGAGAATAGAATTGCGGCGATGCGACAGGCTGCATCTGACGGCGACGATGGCGCGTATAGAAGGGGGGCGCACGCGATCAAAGGAGGTTGCGGGATGGTTGGGGCGATCGAGCTGCAAAGTCTTGCAACATCAATGGAGGAGCGGGGTTTGCGTGATGACCATATAGCTTCGCTCAATGAATTCCTACTGGCATGCGAACGGCTGCGGCGTATTCTGGTCGCACACGGGATCAACCATAATCGGGCCAATGATTTGTGA
- a CDS encoding DUF2339 domain-containing protein → MAPGDQQDEHDQKQTNQQTQAATDFAALASRVEALERQLAELHVSSSDRSRHLPLSRRASRSATGNPVAPNFARHLPKLESSLEDRIGSQLFSRIGIVALLIATTLFLKWAIDNHYIGPVGRILAGFVAGAGIIVWSERFRRQNFAAFSYALKAIGSGALYLSLWAAFQLYHLLPAEVALGAMIVVTAWNAYMAWSQNSQILAAYALAGGFATPLLLSTGGNHEIFLFIYILSIDIATVILVRLKPWPRLLIGAFPATVAFFIVWYVEWFNVDNTSKPLATTTIFLAAFFLTFLVPSLRTSRNEERTSASIPEILLPLANALFAAFAFYAILQDTGNHDLQPWVAVLFAALYLGLMRLVQPQVTSAVHLSLAIVFLTIAIPLKGSGRWIIVGWLAEGAALLWVAARLTRSTSDEAALTAPRLLRRLAIAALTLGICGLLVEPFWLDERINTAFFNLRFATALFGLVALGISALVAHRPLNRDTHHDKSFPSWLLIAGSCIVAFNFIAILSCLRELDSAWRVSAGNPEADLQKALAISAFLMLYGAGLLTVGFWKRSAFIRWQALVLLVFTIGKAFLYDLRDLSQGYRVLSFLGLGALLMAVSFAYQKDWLALRDPHPAEEPGNPSHRDPSHLDPRHPDPRHQGADQ, encoded by the coding sequence ATGGCCCCGGGGGATCAGCAGGACGAGCACGACCAAAAGCAGACCAATCAGCAAACTCAAGCGGCCACAGATTTTGCCGCCCTGGCCTCCCGCGTCGAAGCCCTCGAGCGGCAACTGGCCGAGTTGCATGTCTCCTCCTCAGACAGATCCCGGCACCTTCCTCTCTCCCGTAGAGCCTCACGATCCGCCACGGGCAACCCTGTTGCGCCAAATTTTGCCAGACATCTCCCCAAGCTCGAAAGCTCGCTCGAAGACCGAATCGGATCTCAGTTGTTCAGCCGCATCGGCATCGTCGCTCTGCTCATTGCAACGACCTTGTTTCTCAAGTGGGCGATCGACAACCACTACATCGGCCCTGTCGGCCGTATTCTGGCTGGCTTCGTCGCAGGTGCCGGGATCATCGTGTGGTCCGAGCGGTTCCGCCGCCAGAACTTCGCCGCCTTCTCGTACGCATTGAAAGCAATCGGCAGCGGAGCGCTCTATCTCTCGCTCTGGGCCGCCTTCCAGCTCTACCATCTCCTCCCCGCCGAAGTCGCTCTTGGCGCCATGATCGTGGTCACCGCATGGAACGCCTACATGGCATGGTCGCAGAACAGCCAGATTCTCGCCGCCTACGCCCTCGCTGGAGGCTTCGCCACTCCGCTGCTCCTCTCGACCGGCGGCAATCATGAGATATTCCTCTTCATCTACATCCTCTCCATCGACATCGCTACTGTCATTCTGGTCCGTCTCAAACCCTGGCCCCGCCTTTTGATCGGGGCATTTCCCGCTACTGTCGCCTTCTTCATCGTGTGGTACGTCGAATGGTTCAACGTCGACAACACGTCAAAGCCGCTCGCCACCACAACGATTTTTCTAGCGGCGTTCTTCCTGACATTTCTCGTCCCCTCCCTTCGGACCTCGCGAAACGAAGAACGGACGAGTGCTTCTATCCCCGAGATTCTTCTTCCCCTTGCCAATGCCCTCTTCGCCGCTTTCGCGTTCTATGCGATCCTGCAGGACACTGGCAATCACGACCTCCAACCGTGGGTCGCGGTTCTATTTGCCGCCCTTTACCTCGGCCTGATGCGCCTCGTCCAGCCTCAGGTCACCTCCGCAGTCCATCTCTCCCTGGCAATCGTCTTCCTTACCATTGCCATCCCCCTCAAAGGCAGCGGACGTTGGATCATCGTAGGCTGGCTTGCAGAAGGCGCTGCCCTCCTCTGGGTCGCGGCCCGTCTCACAAGATCAACATCAGACGAAGCCGCCCTCACGGCTCCGCGCCTCCTTCGCCGTCTCGCCATCGCAGCTCTAACGCTCGGAATCTGCGGCCTCCTCGTCGAACCATTCTGGCTCGATGAGCGAATCAACACGGCCTTCTTCAATCTTCGCTTCGCGACTGCGCTCTTCGGTCTCGTTGCCCTCGGTATCTCCGCTCTGGTCGCACACCGTCCTCTCAATCGTGATACTCATCACGACAAATCCTTTCCTAGCTGGCTGCTCATCGCAGGGTCTTGTATCGTGGCCTTCAACTTCATCGCCATCCTGTCTTGTCTTCGCGAGCTCGACTCCGCATGGCGCGTCTCTGCAGGCAACCCTGAGGCCGATCTTCAAAAAGCTCTCGCGATCTCAGCCTTCCTTATGCTCTACGGCGCAGGCCTGCTGACTGTTGGCTTCTGGAAGCGCTCCGCCTTCATCCGTTGGCAGGCTCTCGTCCTTCTCGTCTTCACCATCGGCAAAGCGTTTCTCTACGATCTCCGCGATCTCAGCCAGGGCTATCGCGTCCTCAGCTTTCTCGGCCTCGGTGCGTTGCTGATGGCAGTAAGCTTCGCCTATCAAAAAGACTGGCTCGCCCTCCGCGATCCCCACCCAGCAGAAGAACCTGGCAATCCCAGCCACCGCGATCCCAGTCATCTTGATCCCAGACATCCTGATCCTAGACACCAAGGAGCCGACCAGTGA
- a CDS encoding ABC transporter permease encodes MTQLAEVETSGTQTASGAQSPKLVQYSRAFAGLFLRDVYVLRREFFPFVIRVCMNPLLFLFVFTYVIPHMNAGAAMNPTGAMAGNAFSTVLLPGLMAVAIMFSGIAAVALPLAQEFGITREIDDRVMCPLPVPFVAIEKICFSAVQSVVAACIVYPLAYYVPATHPTTHVTSWPFLILVVALASLTAGALGLTIGTSVKPQQIGLIFGVVVIPITFLGCVYYPWAALTHIRWLQVGVLINPIVYMSEGLRAALTPTLPHMHQYLIVTMLFASLCLLTWLGIKGFLRRVIG; translated from the coding sequence ATGACCCAGCTCGCTGAAGTAGAAACCTCCGGAACGCAGACCGCCAGCGGCGCTCAAAGCCCAAAGCTTGTTCAGTACAGCCGAGCTTTTGCCGGGCTCTTCCTGCGCGATGTCTATGTCCTCCGACGCGAGTTCTTCCCCTTCGTTATCCGCGTCTGCATGAATCCGCTGCTGTTTCTCTTCGTCTTCACCTACGTCATCCCCCACATGAACGCCGGCGCGGCGATGAACCCAACGGGCGCCATGGCAGGAAACGCCTTCTCGACCGTCCTGCTCCCCGGCCTCATGGCCGTCGCCATTATGTTCTCCGGCATCGCAGCCGTTGCACTTCCTCTCGCGCAAGAGTTCGGGATCACTCGCGAGATCGACGATCGCGTCATGTGCCCGTTGCCAGTCCCATTCGTTGCCATTGAAAAAATCTGCTTCTCGGCTGTGCAGAGCGTTGTCGCGGCTTGCATTGTGTACCCTTTGGCCTACTACGTTCCAGCAACGCACCCCACGACGCACGTCACCAGCTGGCCCTTCCTCATCCTTGTCGTAGCCTTGGCCAGCCTCACCGCCGGTGCGCTTGGTCTCACCATTGGCACCAGCGTCAAACCTCAGCAGATTGGCCTCATCTTCGGCGTAGTTGTCATCCCCATTACGTTTCTTGGCTGCGTTTACTATCCGTGGGCCGCGCTCACCCACATTCGCTGGCTCCAAGTCGGTGTGCTCATCAACCCCATCGTCTACATGAGCGAAGGCCTCCGAGCTGCGCTTACGCCGACGCTCCCCCACATGCACCAGTACCTCATCGTGACTATGCTGTTCGCGTCTCTCTGCCTCTTGACGTGGTTAGGCATCAAAGGGTTCCTTCGCCGCGTCATCGGCTAA
- a CDS encoding OmpA family protein, with the protein MNRPMNFFTALMLSAGICGSTVAALNAQEPNPTAQTAPAQDSEIKKQDNGIYLYRVKVVQRDLDAVNYLHRSASTNIAFKGTPLLPLAKGSARVTSERGGIHISARFQGLTPANGFGPEYLTYVLWAITPDGRPNNLGEVLPSNDKNNIDVTTALQSFGMIVTAEPYFSVTQPSDVVVLQNVIINDKTNGVLEKVNAHYSLLPRGAYAQTDGSTSNLNPITRDEKSPLELYQANNAIRIAQAAGADKYAPDIMAEAMQDLRNATDIDRNKKGDRKLEVTFARQAVQRAEDARLVTLRKQAAERQQNADNARRDAEAQAQQSQLQAQQAQLDAERARAAQAEADADRARAEAAAAEAQARAANANKSAADANAVREKLRAQLNSVLATSESARGLIVNMSDVLFDTGRYTLKPNTQLSLAKVSGILQAYPGLKVQVEGYTDSVGSDQYNQKLSENRADAVRDFLISQGVPTDNITATGYGKSKPVADNSTAQGRSQNRRVNLVVSGDAIGVEQSSPDATPTAPATPQ; encoded by the coding sequence ATGAATCGTCCCATGAACTTCTTTACTGCCCTGATGCTTTCTGCTGGAATTTGCGGATCGACAGTGGCAGCCCTCAACGCCCAGGAGCCCAACCCCACTGCGCAGACGGCCCCGGCCCAGGACTCTGAGATCAAGAAACAGGACAACGGCATCTATCTCTATCGCGTGAAGGTCGTTCAGCGAGACCTCGACGCCGTCAACTACCTGCACCGTAGCGCTTCCACGAATATAGCCTTCAAAGGCACCCCGCTTCTTCCCCTTGCGAAGGGATCGGCCCGAGTCACCAGCGAGCGCGGCGGCATCCACATCTCAGCCAGATTTCAGGGGCTCACCCCTGCCAATGGTTTCGGCCCCGAATATCTGACCTATGTTCTGTGGGCCATTACCCCAGACGGCCGGCCCAACAATCTTGGTGAAGTCCTTCCCTCGAACGATAAAAACAACATCGACGTCACTACCGCACTGCAATCTTTCGGCATGATCGTTACGGCCGAGCCGTACTTCTCCGTGACCCAGCCCAGCGACGTCGTCGTCCTCCAGAACGTCATCATCAATGACAAGACCAATGGCGTTCTCGAAAAAGTAAATGCCCACTACTCTCTTCTGCCGCGTGGCGCCTACGCCCAGACTGACGGTTCGACATCCAACCTGAACCCCATCACGAGGGATGAAAAATCGCCCCTCGAACTCTACCAGGCGAATAACGCCATTCGCATCGCGCAGGCTGCCGGAGCAGACAAATATGCTCCTGACATCATGGCCGAAGCGATGCAGGATCTGCGCAATGCGACCGACATCGACCGTAACAAGAAGGGCGATCGCAAGCTCGAGGTCACCTTTGCCCGCCAGGCCGTACAGCGTGCCGAGGACGCCCGTCTCGTCACCCTGCGCAAACAGGCTGCAGAGCGCCAGCAAAATGCAGATAACGCTCGACGCGATGCCGAGGCCCAGGCTCAGCAGTCGCAGCTGCAGGCCCAGCAGGCCCAACTCGACGCCGAGCGAGCCCGTGCCGCGCAAGCCGAAGCCGACGCAGACCGAGCCCGCGCTGAGGCAGCCGCAGCTGAAGCCCAGGCGCGCGCCGCCAACGCAAACAAGAGCGCCGCTGACGCAAACGCCGTTCGCGAAAAGCTACGCGCTCAACTTAATAGTGTCCTGGCCACAAGCGAGTCCGCTCGCGGCCTCATCGTAAATATGTCTGACGTACTCTTTGATACTGGCCGATACACCCTGAAACCAAACACTCAACTGAGCCTGGCCAAGGTCTCCGGTATATTGCAGGCCTACCCCGGTCTCAAGGTGCAGGTTGAGGGTTACACCGACAGCGTCGGAAGCGATCAATACAACCAGAAGCTTTCGGAGAACCGTGCGGATGCGGTCCGCGACTTCCTGATCTCTCAGGGAGTTCCCACGGACAATATCACGGCGACCGGTTACGGGAAGTCGAAGCCAGTAGCGGACAACAGCACTGCTCAGGGCCGTTCGCAGAATCGCCGAGTCAACCTCGTCGTCTCAGGCGATGCCATCGGTGTCGAGCAGAGCAGCCCCGACGCCACTCCAACTGCCCCCGCAACTCCTCAGTAG
- a CDS encoding YpdA family putative bacillithiol disulfide reductase produces MSDGAEEIVDLLVIGAGPTGLACAIEAQRAGFTAMLVDKGCLCNSLFHYPAHMTFFTTPELLEIGGMPFSSPNQKPNRNEALEYYRKVAEHYKLDIRQYEKVQRVDGSDGDFVVHAMDQFGRMLKHRARKLVIATGYYDLPNYLGIPGEDLVKVKHYYHEPHPFYGLDVVVIGGKNSAAIAALDLWRHGAKVTLVHRGREMHRHVKYWILPDINNRVKNGEITAYFDSTVTNISEDEVTLSTPSGVVTIANQFVFALTGYHPDFSFIEQLGVKLDEANDRCPVCDPATLESNVPGIYLAGVIVAGERTNEIFIENGRFHGQLIAEALRGKLVAA; encoded by the coding sequence ATGAGCGATGGGGCGGAAGAGATCGTTGATTTGCTGGTGATTGGCGCAGGGCCGACAGGTCTGGCCTGTGCGATTGAGGCGCAGCGCGCCGGATTTACCGCAATGCTTGTCGACAAGGGATGTCTCTGCAACTCACTGTTCCATTACCCGGCGCACATGACGTTTTTTACGACGCCGGAGCTGCTGGAGATCGGTGGGATGCCCTTCTCCAGCCCGAACCAGAAGCCGAATCGCAACGAGGCGCTCGAGTACTACCGCAAAGTGGCGGAGCACTACAAGCTGGACATTCGCCAGTATGAAAAGGTGCAGCGAGTGGATGGCTCCGACGGAGATTTTGTCGTTCATGCGATGGATCAATTCGGGCGGATGCTGAAGCATCGTGCGCGCAAGCTGGTGATCGCAACTGGATACTACGACCTGCCGAATTATCTGGGGATTCCTGGCGAGGATCTCGTGAAGGTGAAGCACTACTACCATGAACCACATCCGTTTTATGGGCTGGATGTTGTGGTAATTGGCGGCAAAAACTCCGCTGCGATCGCGGCGCTCGATCTGTGGCGGCATGGCGCGAAGGTGACTCTGGTGCACCGCGGCAGAGAGATGCATCGGCATGTGAAGTACTGGATTCTGCCGGACATCAACAATCGTGTGAAGAATGGCGAGATCACGGCCTACTTCGATAGCACAGTGACCAACATCTCCGAGGATGAGGTGACTTTGTCGACGCCGTCGGGTGTTGTGACGATTGCGAACCAGTTTGTGTTTGCGCTAACGGGATACCACCCGGACTTCAGCTTTATCGAGCAGTTAGGCGTGAAGCTGGACGAGGCGAACGACCGTTGCCCGGTGTGCGATCCCGCAACGTTGGAGAGCAATGTTCCAGGAATTTATCTAGCTGGCGTGATCGTTGCCGGTGAGCGGACCAATGAAATCTTTATCGAGAATGGACGGTTTCACGGGCAGCTGATTGCCGAGGCTCTGCGCGGGAAACTGGTGGCTGCCTAG
- a CDS encoding ABC transporter ATP-binding protein, with protein sequence MIVEIESLQKVYDGKQRVVAVDGIDLSVREGELFGLLGPNGAGKTTTISICTTRALPTSGRVRIAGVDVVKTPAIARRSIGVVPQYNTLDRACTIFENINFHCLYFGFSRAEAKERTNQLLSQFHLAERAHAYPSQLSGGLAQRVQIARAIAHRPKVLFLDEPSAGLDPQSRIAMWDAVRGLREEGITVVLTTHYMEEADELCDRVAIIDHGKILVQDTPTALKGSVGAQKVYELFLRSHENIPALIQQLQHLAGVASAESTPKGVRVLAEGADGLLSDVVREANPYGLRDLTITETSLETVFIQLTGRDLRE encoded by the coding sequence GTGATTGTTGAGATTGAAAGCCTTCAAAAGGTGTATGACGGCAAGCAGCGGGTCGTCGCCGTCGACGGTATCGATCTCAGCGTTCGCGAGGGTGAGCTGTTCGGCCTTCTCGGCCCCAACGGAGCCGGCAAAACCACTACCATCAGCATCTGCACCACCCGCGCCCTGCCAACTTCGGGTCGCGTCCGCATCGCCGGAGTCGACGTCGTGAAGACTCCCGCAATCGCGCGACGATCCATCGGCGTTGTCCCTCAGTACAACACGCTCGACCGCGCCTGCACCATCTTCGAGAACATCAACTTCCACTGCCTTTACTTCGGCTTCTCCCGCGCGGAGGCCAAAGAACGTACGAACCAGCTCCTGAGCCAGTTTCACCTTGCCGAACGCGCTCATGCCTACCCGTCTCAACTCTCGGGCGGCCTCGCCCAGCGTGTCCAGATCGCCCGTGCCATCGCCCACCGTCCCAAGGTCCTCTTCCTCGACGAGCCGAGCGCCGGGCTCGATCCTCAAAGTCGCATCGCCATGTGGGACGCCGTTCGCGGCCTGCGTGAAGAGGGAATTACCGTCGTTCTGACCACGCACTACATGGAAGAGGCCGACGAACTCTGCGACCGCGTCGCCATCATCGACCACGGTAAGATCCTCGTGCAGGATACCCCGACTGCACTCAAAGGCTCAGTCGGCGCACAGAAGGTATACGAGCTCTTCCTGCGCAGTCATGAGAATATCCCTGCCCTGATCCAACAGCTTCAGCACCTTGCCGGAGTGGCCAGCGCAGAGTCCACTCCGAAAGGCGTCCGTGTTCTCGCTGAAGGCGCAGACGGCCTTCTCTCCGACGTTGTCCGCGAGGCGAATCCGTACGGCCTCCGCGATCTCACCATCACCGAAACCAGTCTCGAGACCGTCTTCATCCAACTCACCGGCCGCGATCTTCGCGAGTAG
- a CDS encoding response regulator, with amino-acid sequence MKEAVKKSEDAALAATPIRIVVADDHPVVRFGVKNMLESEPGFEVVGEAEDGDVAITQTLELEPDILLLDLQMPRLPGLEALRAIMSKSPRVKIIMLTSTISTQQIIEALQIGARGIVLKDAVAGDLSRSLRAVLSGDYWIGGERVVNLVTALNELVKKAAAVPERKTYGLTPRELEVVTCIVEGCSNKDVAKQFAISEETVKRHLSNIFDKTGVSTRLELALFAIAHKLVMLES; translated from the coding sequence ATGAAGGAAGCAGTGAAGAAATCTGAGGATGCTGCCTTAGCAGCAACGCCCATCCGTATCGTCGTGGCAGACGATCATCCGGTGGTCCGCTTCGGCGTCAAAAACATGCTGGAGAGTGAGCCGGGGTTTGAAGTCGTGGGCGAGGCCGAGGATGGCGACGTCGCAATTACGCAGACGCTGGAGCTGGAGCCGGATATTCTGCTGCTCGATCTGCAGATGCCCCGTTTGCCGGGCCTTGAGGCGTTGCGCGCGATTATGAGCAAGTCGCCGCGAGTGAAGATCATCATGCTGACGAGCACGATCTCGACGCAGCAGATCATCGAAGCGCTCCAGATTGGAGCCCGCGGAATTGTGCTGAAGGACGCTGTTGCGGGTGATCTCTCTCGTTCGCTGCGTGCGGTACTCTCCGGGGACTACTGGATTGGCGGCGAGCGAGTTGTGAACCTTGTGACGGCGCTCAACGAGTTGGTGAAGAAAGCTGCAGCCGTGCCTGAGCGCAAGACCTATGGTCTGACGCCAAGGGAGCTTGAAGTGGTGACCTGCATCGTTGAAGGTTGCAGCAACAAGGACGTTGCGAAGCAGTTTGCCATCAGCGAGGAGACGGTGAAGCGGCACCTGTCGAATATCTTCGACAAGACAGGGGTTTCGACGCGTCTGGAGCTCGCGCTGTTTGCGATTGCACATAAGCTTGTAATGCTCGAGAGCTAA